In a genomic window of Fimbriiglobus ruber:
- a CDS encoding tetratricopeptide repeat protein → MAQPIKIFISYSHKDRLWLEEFREHLTPLARGALVELWDDTMIAASSRWRDEIAASLADADVGVLLVSPSFLASEFIARHELPPLLAGKRVLWVALRHANFEQTELVHYQAANNPQRPLAGLSEADRDREWVAICKKLLAVSASPPPPPPPAAARARAAAGLWIMPFARNRFFTGRAATLDELREAFAGRGSLASASPLTVALVGLGGVGKTQTVVEFAYRHRAEYRAVFWARADSEALLSSDYHTIATILGLPEKDARNAEETREAVKHWLAREDGYLLILDNADEPALVRDYLPHAPGGHVLITSRAHNLDVLNVDRLVDLERMAADEARAFLLARTRRVDGDPRERSAAESLARELGYLPLALEQAAAYVAVHDDRFEDYLGDFRRLRLDLLEKHGPVAGGSRDTVRTTWTKSLEAVRSRSEAAVELLTASAFFAPDRVPYNLAVAGAASLGGRLAAALAGGGNPARALNELLTPLTRYSLVRRDAAARSYDVHRLVQAVVLDGLSDGDRRDWADRVVQALDRASPAVAFATWPECETLLPHWLACGELVERFGIHSGAAVSVLDRAGSYLRERAQYAAAEPHYRTALALRERSAGRDHPDTARSLGQLGLVLQDRGEHSAAETCFRRALAVREAALGPDHPDTATSLGHLGGLIFQTENRISAGPYLRRVLEIREKALGPDHLDTAESLVGLAQFLGIFCGEFGTAEPLIRRAVATREKRLGANHPETAVSLRTLASIIAERGKPGEAESLFRRALAINEASYGSEHPQVSLDLEYLGRLLHERGDYTGAELLFRRVLAIREASYSPGHSETIDALANLARLAKTRGRYTEAEALGRRALEARETALATGHAETADSLNSLADLFTDVGRFAEAEAHYRRAMAARENTFGPEHLQTGFSLNALANLLKRLDRNDEAVALLRRALPIYERELGPNNPHTANVLVSLAMLLLDLGQYAESESLFRRSLAVREAAFGPDHSSLAGGLNQLARLLEATGQYAEAGVLHRRSLEIRERAQGPDHPDTAHSLGYLAIFLRGQGSYGESEALFRRGLMIREALLGPDHPDTSYYVRELAQVLQLRGMYEEAEALFRRALAACEVSRGPDHPETADAIDFVAWVVQEQGAYEDAEPLRRRALAVREKTLGPDHSDTIGSLKNLAVLLWNRGVFAEAETLLRRVLASRETSLGPNHPDTATALDNLAWALQGQGVFAEAELFFRRSLSVREAGLGPDHPITTASLDNLASLLQKRGEYPEAEALLRRSLGVCEEALGPDHPATVSTLNRLAYLLEHAGGYAEGEALLRRALATQERQLGPDHPETAKYYKYLASFLKNRNNYPEAEALYRRALAAYEVARGSDHIDTAYAVNNLAGIRQIRGDLAEAELLYRRALPICESTLGVENPQIAVLLGNLAFLLKERGAHAEAESFYRRALAVREKALGPDHPETAWSRNFLAAFLRDRGEYAEAESLNRCALETHERVLGPDHPDTLNAASDLSWLLDVRGCYAETEALYRRILATREKLFGPNHPDIALSANNLAWVLQERGVYAEAEALHRHALAVREKAHDPDHSDTSASRNNLAWVLQQQGRYDEAERLFRSSLESRTRLLGPVHPDTASSLVFLAELFKDRGDLSGAEPLYRRSLELREAALGLHHPTTAKGLHSLAEFLQARLSLDDAESVGRRALAIREAALGPGHPETAKSLDILAEILAALGHPVEAEALHRRALAAREAVLDPAHIDTTSGLYKLAELLRALNRLDEAEALHRRALAARETVLDPAHPDLAKSRAALGDLLRKLGRGDEADALERGH, encoded by the coding sequence ATGGCTCAACCGATCAAGATCTTCATCAGTTACAGCCACAAGGACCGGCTGTGGCTGGAGGAGTTCCGGGAGCACCTGACCCCCCTGGCGCGGGGGGCGTTGGTGGAGCTGTGGGACGACACGATGATCGCGGCATCATCGCGGTGGCGCGACGAAATCGCGGCGTCGCTAGCCGACGCCGACGTCGGGGTCCTGCTCGTCAGCCCGAGCTTCCTTGCCTCGGAGTTCATTGCGCGGCACGAGCTGCCCCCCCTTCTGGCCGGCAAGCGGGTTCTTTGGGTTGCCCTGCGGCATGCCAACTTCGAGCAGACGGAGCTGGTCCACTACCAGGCCGCGAACAACCCCCAGCGTCCGCTGGCGGGCCTGTCGGAGGCCGACCGCGACCGGGAGTGGGTGGCGATCTGCAAGAAGTTGCTAGCGGTCTCCGCATCGCCGCCACCACCGCCACCTCCCGCGGCGGCACGAGCACGGGCCGCCGCGGGCCTGTGGATCATGCCGTTCGCCCGCAACCGGTTCTTCACGGGCCGCGCGGCCACGCTCGACGAGCTCCGCGAGGCGTTCGCTGGCCGCGGGTCACTGGCGTCCGCGTCGCCCCTGACTGTGGCCCTTGTCGGGCTCGGAGGAGTGGGAAAGACGCAGACGGTCGTCGAGTTCGCCTACCGCCACCGGGCCGAATACCGCGCGGTCTTCTGGGCGCGGGCCGACTCCGAGGCGTTGCTAAGCTCCGACTATCACACGATCGCCACCATCCTCGGCCTGCCCGAGAAAGACGCCCGCAACGCCGAGGAGACCCGTGAGGCCGTCAAGCACTGGTTGGCCCGCGAGGACGGCTACCTGTTGATCCTGGACAACGCCGACGAGCCGGCGCTAGTACGCGACTACCTGCCCCATGCCCCGGGCGGGCACGTCCTGATCACGTCACGCGCCCACAACCTCGACGTCCTGAACGTCGACCGCCTGGTCGACCTCGAGCGAATGGCCGCCGACGAGGCCCGCGCGTTCCTGCTCGCGCGCACCCGGCGTGTGGACGGCGACCCCCGCGAGCGGTCCGCGGCCGAGAGCCTGGCCAGGGAGCTGGGATACTTACCGCTCGCGCTCGAACAGGCTGCGGCTTACGTGGCCGTACACGACGACCGATTCGAGGATTACCTCGGCGACTTCCGCCGGCTCCGGCTCGACCTACTAGAGAAGCACGGACCGGTCGCCGGCGGGTCACGTGACACCGTCCGCACGACCTGGACTAAGAGTCTCGAGGCCGTACGGTCCCGCTCCGAAGCGGCCGTCGAGCTGTTGACTGCCAGCGCCTTCTTCGCACCCGATCGAGTCCCGTACAACCTGGCAGTCGCGGGGGCCGCGTCGCTGGGCGGGCGGCTGGCGGCCGCTCTGGCCGGCGGAGGCAACCCCGCCCGCGCGCTGAACGAACTGTTGACCCCGTTGACCCGGTACTCGCTCGTCCGCCGCGACGCGGCCGCGCGGTCTTATGACGTCCACCGGCTGGTCCAGGCGGTCGTCCTCGACGGTCTGAGCGACGGCGACCGCCGAGACTGGGCCGATCGCGTCGTTCAGGCCCTCGACCGGGCGTCCCCCGCGGTCGCGTTCGCGACCTGGCCCGAGTGCGAGACACTCTTGCCCCACTGGCTGGCCTGCGGCGAGTTGGTCGAGCGGTTCGGAATTCATTCGGGGGCGGCGGTTAGCGTACTCGACCGGGCGGGTTCGTATCTCCGGGAGCGTGCCCAGTATGCCGCGGCCGAGCCCCACTACCGGACCGCGCTGGCGCTCCGCGAGCGGTCCGCCGGCCGGGACCACCCAGACACGGCCCGGAGTCTCGGCCAGCTCGGCTTGGTCCTGCAGGATCGGGGCGAACACTCGGCCGCGGAAACCTGCTTTCGGCGCGCGCTGGCGGTCCGCGAGGCGGCGCTTGGTCCCGACCACCCCGACACGGCCACGAGCCTCGGTCACCTGGGCGGCTTGATCTTCCAGACCGAGAACCGGATCTCGGCCGGGCCCTACCTCCGGCGGGTCCTGGAAATCCGGGAGAAAGCACTGGGGCCCGACCACCTCGATACGGCGGAAAGCCTTGTCGGCCTCGCGCAGTTCCTGGGCATCTTCTGCGGAGAATTCGGTACGGCCGAGCCCTTGATCCGCCGCGCCGTGGCGACCCGCGAGAAGCGACTGGGCGCAAACCATCCCGAGACCGCGGTATCGCTCCGCACCCTGGCATCGATCATCGCCGAAAGGGGCAAGCCCGGAGAGGCCGAGTCGCTCTTCCGCCGCGCCCTGGCCATTAACGAGGCGTCATACGGTTCGGAACACCCGCAAGTGTCATTGGATCTCGAATACCTGGGCCGGCTCCTGCACGAACGTGGCGACTACACCGGGGCCGAGCTGCTGTTCCGGCGCGTGCTAGCGATCCGCGAGGCCTCTTACAGCCCCGGCCATTCCGAAACCATCGACGCCCTTGCCAACCTCGCCAGGCTCGCCAAGACCCGCGGGCGTTACACCGAAGCCGAGGCCCTCGGCCGCCGCGCGCTGGAAGCGCGAGAGACGGCCCTAGCCACCGGCCACGCCGAGACGGCGGATAGCCTGAACAGCCTCGCCGACCTGTTCACGGATGTCGGGCGGTTCGCGGAGGCCGAAGCGCACTACCGCCGTGCCATGGCCGCCCGCGAGAATACCTTTGGGCCCGAGCATCTGCAAACCGGCTTCAGTCTGAACGCGCTCGCCAACCTGCTCAAGCGACTGGATCGGAATGACGAGGCCGTGGCACTACTCCGGCGCGCCTTGCCTATCTACGAGCGGGAACTCGGCCCGAACAACCCGCACACCGCCAATGTCCTTGTCAGTCTGGCGATGCTGCTTCTAGATCTAGGGCAGTACGCGGAGTCGGAGTCGCTCTTTCGCCGGTCGCTGGCGGTGCGCGAGGCCGCGTTCGGTCCCGACCACTCGAGCCTCGCCGGAGGCCTCAACCAACTGGCCCGGCTGCTAGAAGCCACCGGGCAGTACGCCGAGGCCGGGGTCCTACACCGCCGCAGCCTGGAGATTCGCGAGCGGGCGCAAGGCCCCGACCATCCCGACACCGCGCACAGCTTGGGTTATTTAGCCATCTTCCTGCGGGGGCAAGGTTCCTACGGCGAGTCGGAGGCGTTGTTCCGCCGCGGGCTGATGATACGGGAGGCACTGCTCGGCCCGGACCACCCCGACACGTCCTATTATGTCCGCGAACTGGCCCAGGTTCTTCAGCTGCGAGGCATGTACGAGGAGGCCGAAGCCCTGTTTCGCCGAGCCCTGGCGGCCTGCGAAGTCTCGCGTGGTCCCGACCATCCCGAGACGGCCGACGCGATCGACTTCGTGGCGTGGGTTGTCCAGGAACAGGGCGCATACGAGGACGCCGAGCCCCTCCGCCGCCGCGCCCTGGCGGTGCGCGAGAAGACCCTCGGCCCCGATCACAGCGACACGATTGGCAGCTTGAAGAACCTGGCCGTGCTCCTCTGGAATCGCGGAGTGTTTGCCGAGGCCGAAACGCTGCTCCGCCGCGTTCTCGCGTCGCGCGAGACGAGTCTTGGGCCTAACCACCCCGATACCGCCACCGCACTCGACAACTTGGCCTGGGCGCTCCAGGGCCAGGGTGTCTTTGCCGAGGCCGAGTTGTTCTTCCGTCGGTCGCTTTCGGTGCGCGAGGCGGGTCTGGGGCCCGACCACCCAATCACCACCGCTAGCCTCGATAACTTAGCGTCGCTCCTTCAAAAACGTGGCGAATACCCGGAGGCCGAGGCATTACTCCGTCGATCGCTGGGGGTGTGCGAGGAGGCACTGGGACCAGACCACCCCGCCACCGTGTCGACACTCAATCGCCTCGCCTACCTACTCGAGCACGCCGGCGGCTACGCGGAGGGCGAGGCGCTACTTCGCCGCGCTTTGGCGACCCAGGAGCGGCAGCTTGGCCCCGATCACCCCGAGACGGCCAAGTATTACAAATATCTAGCCTCGTTCCTTAAGAATCGCAACAATTATCCGGAAGCCGAGGCGCTCTACCGTCGCGCTCTGGCGGCCTACGAGGTCGCCAGAGGGTCCGATCATATTGACACCGCTTACGCCGTGAACAACCTGGCTGGAATCCGCCAGATTCGCGGTGACCTCGCGGAGGCCGAGCTACTCTACCGTCGGGCGCTCCCGATCTGCGAGTCAACTCTCGGGGTGGAAAACCCGCAAATCGCCGTGCTTCTGGGTAATTTGGCTTTTCTACTCAAAGAGCGGGGCGCGCATGCTGAGGCCGAATCGTTCTACCGCCGTGCCCTGGCGGTGCGCGAGAAAGCTCTTGGCCCCGACCATCCCGAGACGGCATGGTCCCGCAACTTCCTTGCAGCCTTTCTTCGAGATCGGGGTGAATACGCGGAGGCCGAGTCTCTCAACCGCTGCGCTCTAGAAACTCATGAACGGGTGCTCGGCCCCGATCACCCCGACACTCTGAACGCCGCATCCGACCTGTCCTGGCTACTTGATGTCCGCGGCTGCTACGCCGAGACGGAGGCACTCTACCGCCGCATCTTGGCGACCCGGGAAAAACTCTTCGGACCCAACCATCCCGATATCGCTCTGAGTGCCAACAACCTGGCCTGGGTCCTTCAGGAACGGGGGGTGTACGCCGAGGCGGAAGCACTCCACCGCCACGCTCTGGCGGTGCGAGAGAAGGCCCACGACCCTGACCACTCCGATACATCAGCCAGTCGCAACAACCTGGCCTGGGTCCTCCAACAGCAGGGCAGATACGACGAAGCCGAGCGGCTTTTCCGCAGCAGCCTCGAGTCGCGTACACGGCTGCTCGGCCCTGTCCATCCCGACACGGCCAGTAGCCTCGTCTTTCTTGCCGAGTTGTTCAAGGACCGTGGCGACCTCTCCGGGGCCGAACCGCTCTACCGCCGGTCACTCGAACTTCGTGAAGCGGCGCTGGGGCTCCATCACCCCACCACGGCCAAAGGCCTGCACAGTCTCGCCGAGTTCCTCCAGGCGCGATTGTCGCTCGACGATGCCGAGTCGGTCGGCCGTCGTGCTCTGGCGATCCGCGAGGCGGCGTTGGGGCCGGGCCACCCCGAGACGGCCAAGAGCCTTGACATCCTAGCGGAAATCCTCGCGGCCCTTGGCCACCCTGTCGAGGCGGAGGCGTTACACCGCCGGGCTCTGGCGGCACGCGAAGCCGTGCTCGACCCCGCCCACATCGACACGACCAGCGGCCTGTACAAGCTCGCCGAGTTGCTCCGGGCTCTTAACCGCCTCGACGAGGCGGAGGCGCTCCACCGCCGGGCTCTGGCGGCACGCGAAACCGTGCTCGACCCCGCCCACCCCGACCTCGCGAAGAGCCGTGCCGCGCTCGGCGATCTGCTCCGCAAGCTCGGCCGGGGGGACGAAGCTGACGCCCTGGAACGCGGCCACTGA
- a CDS encoding class I SAM-dependent methyltransferase has translation MPQDPTAPDPTPVLELLNAFRKSQVMFTAAGLGVFDALAGGPKTTAALATELSADPDALERLLGGCTAVGLLARENGGYANTPAAAAYLTKESPRRMLGYVNYSNAVLWKMWANLGDAIREGTNRWKQTYGWDAPIFSHFFRTEEMKREFLFGMHGFGLMSSPHVVAAVDLSRFTTFVDLGGATGHLAVAACRHYPGLRGVVFDLPEAIPLAREVVGATNVAARVDFAAGDFFTDPLPPGDVYALGRILHDWSEPKILKLLTRIYEALPAGGAVLIAEKLLNDDKSGPDWAVLQSLNMLVCTEGKERTLGEYANLLTQVGFEGVHGYRTPSPLDAVIAVKK, from the coding sequence GTGCCGCAAGACCCGACCGCGCCCGACCCGACGCCCGTCCTCGAATTGCTCAACGCCTTCCGCAAATCCCAGGTCATGTTCACGGCCGCCGGGCTCGGCGTGTTCGACGCCCTGGCCGGCGGCCCCAAAACGACCGCCGCGCTGGCGACCGAGCTGTCCGCCGACCCGGACGCCCTGGAGCGGTTGCTCGGCGGGTGTACGGCCGTCGGCCTCCTGGCCCGCGAGAACGGTGGGTACGCGAACACGCCCGCGGCCGCCGCGTACTTGACCAAGGAGAGCCCGCGGCGGATGCTCGGGTACGTCAACTACTCGAACGCCGTCCTGTGGAAGATGTGGGCCAACCTCGGCGACGCGATCCGCGAGGGGACGAACCGCTGGAAGCAGACCTACGGGTGGGACGCGCCGATCTTCTCGCACTTCTTCCGTACCGAGGAGATGAAGCGGGAGTTTCTGTTTGGCATGCACGGCTTCGGGCTGATGAGTTCGCCGCACGTGGTCGCGGCGGTCGACCTGTCCCGGTTCACCACGTTCGTCGACCTGGGCGGCGCGACCGGACACCTGGCGGTGGCCGCCTGCCGTCATTACCCCGGCCTCCGCGGGGTCGTGTTCGACCTTCCGGAAGCGATCCCGCTGGCCCGCGAGGTGGTCGGCGCGACGAACGTGGCCGCCCGCGTCGACTTCGCGGCCGGCGACTTCTTCACCGACCCGCTCCCGCCCGGCGACGTGTACGCCCTCGGCCGCATCCTGCACGACTGGTCCGAGCCCAAGATCCTCAAGCTGCTCACCCGTATTTACGAGGCGCTACCCGCCGGCGGCGCGGTCCTGATCGCCGAGAAGTTGCTGAACGACGACAAGTCCGGCCCGGACTGGGCGGTCCTCCAGTCGCTCAACATGCTCGTTTGCACCGAGGGCAAGGAGCGGACGCTGGGCGAGTACGCGAACCTGCTCACCCAGGTCGGCTTCGAGGGCGTCCACGGGTACCGCACGCCGTCGCCGCTGGACGCGGTGATTGCGGTCAAGAAGTGA
- a CDS encoding M42 family metallopeptidase, protein MDDRAHAFLKQVLETPSPSGYEQPVQAVVRGWAREFADEVKTDSHGNVFAARFPEGRPADAPRVMLAGHCDQIGLMVQYVDGEGFLYVQPIGGWDMQILLGQYLTVWTKTGPVTGVVARRAIHLMSSDERNRVPQFTDVWVDIGCKNKEEAEQLVRHGDPVTFALGYRELRNGLAASPAMDDKVGLWVVMEALRLLRERPLRAAVYSVSTVAEEIGLRGATTATYAVDPHVGIAVDVCHATDTPGNDKKQVGETKCGAGPVLFRGPNINPRVLDKLEEIAAAHGIPVQVRGAPKATGTDANAMQITRRGVAVALVGIPNRYMHSPVEVVHRDDLTNAARLLAEFCAAVGPENDWTP, encoded by the coding sequence ATGGACGACCGCGCGCACGCCTTTTTGAAGCAAGTCCTCGAAACGCCGAGTCCGTCGGGGTATGAGCAGCCGGTGCAGGCCGTCGTCCGCGGGTGGGCTCGGGAGTTCGCCGACGAGGTGAAGACGGACTCGCACGGCAACGTGTTCGCGGCCCGGTTCCCCGAAGGCCGGCCGGCCGACGCCCCGCGGGTCATGCTCGCCGGGCACTGCGACCAGATCGGGCTCATGGTCCAGTACGTCGACGGCGAGGGGTTCCTGTACGTCCAGCCGATCGGCGGGTGGGACATGCAGATCCTCCTCGGCCAGTACCTCACCGTCTGGACGAAAACCGGCCCGGTGACGGGCGTGGTCGCCCGCCGGGCGATCCACCTGATGTCGAGTGACGAGCGGAACCGGGTGCCGCAGTTCACCGACGTGTGGGTCGACATCGGCTGCAAGAACAAGGAAGAAGCCGAGCAACTCGTCCGGCACGGCGACCCGGTCACGTTCGCTCTGGGCTACCGCGAGCTGCGGAACGGCCTGGCCGCGTCGCCGGCGATGGACGACAAGGTCGGGCTGTGGGTGGTGATGGAGGCCCTCCGCCTGCTCCGCGAACGCCCGCTCCGGGCGGCCGTGTACTCGGTGTCGACGGTGGCCGAGGAAATCGGCCTGCGCGGGGCGACCACGGCGACGTACGCCGTCGACCCGCACGTCGGGATCGCGGTCGACGTCTGCCACGCGACCGACACGCCGGGGAACGACAAGAAGCAGGTCGGGGAGACGAAGTGCGGGGCCGGCCCGGTCCTGTTCCGCGGGCCGAACATCAACCCCCGCGTACTCGATAAGCTCGAAGAGATCGCGGCGGCCCACGGCATCCCCGTCCAGGTCCGCGGGGCGCCGAAGGCGACGGGGACGGACGCGAACGCGATGCAGATCACCCGCCGGGGCGTGGCCGTCGCGCTGGTCGGCATCCCGAACCGGTACATGCACAGCCCGGTCGAGGTGGTCCACCGGGACGACCTGACGAACGCCGCCCGCCTGCTGGCCGAGTTCTGCGCGGCCGTCGGCCCGGAGAACGACTGGACGCCGTGA
- a CDS encoding MarC family protein — protein MLDFPLTAFLSILFLVDPPGTIPAFIVLTAKYDPARRRRTALVACTVATLTLAAFAAIGEYLFHYLGLTLPAFQIAGGLILFLVALDMIRAQRSTQEDPEEMKEGAGAADVAVAPLAIPLLAGPAALSTVTVLMSQARDTFQAATVYAAIGLTGVVCYFTLRLAAPIQRRLGTTGIHVFGRVLGLVLAGIAVQFVLDGLAAAGLIAKVGAK, from the coding sequence ATGCTCGATTTCCCGCTCACCGCGTTCCTGTCAATCCTGTTCCTCGTCGACCCGCCGGGGACGATCCCGGCGTTCATCGTCCTCACCGCCAAGTACGACCCGGCCCGCCGGCGGCGGACGGCCCTGGTCGCGTGTACGGTGGCGACGCTCACCCTGGCCGCGTTCGCGGCGATCGGCGAGTACCTGTTTCATTACCTCGGGCTGACGCTCCCGGCGTTCCAGATCGCGGGCGGGCTGATTCTCTTCCTGGTCGCGCTCGACATGATCCGAGCCCAGCGGTCGACCCAGGAAGACCCGGAAGAAATGAAGGAGGGGGCGGGCGCGGCGGACGTGGCGGTCGCCCCGCTGGCGATCCCGCTGCTGGCCGGTCCGGCCGCCCTGTCGACGGTCACGGTCCTGATGTCCCAGGCCAGGGACACGTTCCAGGCGGCGACCGTGTACGCGGCCATCGGCCTCACCGGGGTGGTGTGCTACTTCACCCTCCGCCTCGCCGCCCCGATCCAGCGGCGGCTCGGGACGACGGGCATCCACGTCTTCGGCCGCGTCCTGGGGCTCGTCCTCGCCGGAATCGCGGTCCAGTTCGTCCTCGACGGCCTGGCCGCGGCCGGACTGATCGCGAAGGTGGGAGCGAAGTGA
- a CDS encoding DUF1501 domain-containing protein, with product MGGGLGGIALAHLLGREGLLAADKGKPEFNGGLHHKAKAKRVVQLFMSGAASQVDTFDYKPKLDQMHGKKFDPGRKVELFQSFPGMCLKNPWGWQQFGRSGKHVSKLLPHIGSCADDIAFVHSMVTASNVHGPATYLQATGFALPGFPAMGAWVGYGLGSLSDNLPTFVVIPDDRGYAPNGPANWGPGFLPAAHQGTMLRPGASPPIFDLNAPQGTFATPAGDADALAALNQLNRTHAAARPGDSRLDARINAYELAAKLQTSAPEVLDLSKETVETKKQYGQDARETAEFGRNCLIARRLLERGVRFVQLWNGADNGIPRRNWDSHENILKDHGEMGRSMDQPTAALLKDLKQRGLLDDTIVMWTTEFGRMPCTEGGAGRDHNPFAFTLWLAGGGIKGGTTYGASDEWSYKVADKPTPVYDIHATILHLLGIDHTKLIFRHNGIDRRLTDVYGNVIPALLT from the coding sequence ATGGGCGGCGGCCTGGGCGGCATCGCCCTCGCGCATCTGCTCGGCCGCGAGGGGCTGCTCGCCGCGGACAAGGGTAAGCCGGAGTTCAACGGCGGGCTGCACCACAAGGCGAAGGCCAAGCGTGTCGTGCAGCTCTTCATGTCCGGCGCGGCGAGCCAGGTCGACACGTTCGACTACAAGCCGAAGCTCGACCAGATGCACGGCAAGAAGTTCGACCCGGGCAGGAAGGTGGAACTCTTCCAGAGCTTCCCCGGCATGTGCCTCAAGAACCCGTGGGGCTGGCAGCAGTTCGGCCGGTCCGGCAAGCACGTCAGCAAGCTGCTGCCGCACATCGGGAGCTGCGCCGACGACATCGCCTTCGTCCACTCGATGGTCACGGCGTCGAACGTCCACGGCCCCGCGACGTACCTCCAGGCGACCGGGTTCGCGCTGCCGGGTTTCCCGGCGATGGGCGCGTGGGTCGGTTACGGGTTGGGCAGCCTGAGCGACAACCTGCCGACGTTCGTGGTCATCCCGGACGACCGCGGGTACGCGCCCAACGGCCCGGCGAACTGGGGCCCCGGGTTCCTCCCGGCCGCCCACCAGGGGACCATGCTCCGGCCGGGCGCGTCGCCGCCGATCTTCGACTTGAACGCGCCCCAAGGTACGTTCGCCACGCCCGCGGGCGACGCCGACGCGCTCGCGGCCCTGAACCAGCTGAACCGGACCCACGCGGCCGCTCGCCCCGGTGACAGCCGGCTCGACGCCCGCATCAACGCTTACGAACTGGCCGCCAAACTCCAGACATCGGCGCCCGAGGTTCTCGATCTCTCCAAGGAGACAGTCGAGACGAAGAAGCAGTACGGCCAGGACGCCAGGGAGACGGCGGAGTTCGGCCGGAACTGCCTGATCGCCCGCCGGTTGCTGGAGCGGGGTGTCCGCTTCGTGCAGCTGTGGAACGGGGCCGACAACGGCATCCCGCGGCGCAACTGGGACAGCCACGAGAACATCCTGAAGGACCACGGCGAGATGGGCCGGAGCATGGACCAGCCGACCGCGGCACTCCTTAAGGATCTGAAGCAGCGCGGGCTGCTCGACGACACGATCGTGATGTGGACGACCGAGTTCGGCCGGATGCCCTGCACCGAGGGCGGCGCGGGCCGCGACCACAACCCGTTCGCGTTCACCCTCTGGCTGGCCGGCGGCGGCATCAAGGGCGGCACCACCTACGGGGCCAGCGACGAGTGGTCGTACAAGGTCGCGGACAAGCCAACGCCGGTCTACGACATCCACGCCACAATCCTGCACCTGCTCGGCATCGACCACACGAAGTTGATCTTCCGCCACAACGGCATCGACCGCCGGCTCACCGACGTTTACGGCAACGTCATCCCAGCGCTGTTGACTTGA